In Lycium ferocissimum isolate CSIRO_LF1 unplaced genomic scaffold, AGI_CSIRO_Lferr_CH_V1 ctg12091, whole genome shotgun sequence, the genomic stretch AAATGGAGGGGGAGGAAGAGAGCAGGGAGATGAGGGAGTGAAAGGAGGAGGCGTCGGCTAGGGttgagaaagaaagggattttaGGTTTTGCTTCTTTTAGGCTTAGCTGTTGTGAACGGAATGGGCTGGACCGGGTAAGGGTAATGGGCTAGTGAGTAGGTAAGTTGGGCTGGTCTGTTCGGGTATTGGTAATGGGCTGATTTGTGAAATACCGAATGGGCCATTTAGTTGGCTGGAATTGCTGGCTCTTTTCCTTCAACTCAATTCTCTTTGGgcttcttaattaattaacctctACACACTCCTAAGTGactaacttatacatatataatgataATTAGTGATTAATACGtagaaaataaaggaattgataagggataattaatttaacgaaaaTAAAGTGACGACGATCCCTTTTGaaaattgtgataaagtaatcCTATTAATATTGGTAGTAGAatagtgaaaatgaaagtaatgatagTAGTAGAAATAATAGTGAAAATAGAATATttggatttaattaattttaaaagaagcccaaggaaataaagCGAAATacaggagggacaaaattgggtgtcaacagacaACAGTTTTGGAGGATTGCAAAGAGCACTTTTGAGTCCCAACTGAGAAGAAATATTGAGAAGATGAAGTTGCTTGGTCCAAGAAGAATGATGGATGCACTAATGTACTACAACATAGAGTATTGGTGTAAGGTGTACTTCAACACTTCTGTTAAATGTGATTATGTAGACAACAACATGTTTGAGTGTTTTAATGCATGGATCTTGGCTGTCAGGTATGTGTACTAgcttaatttttgaattttgttggCTACTTTGAAGATTTCACTTATGTTTCTTAATCTTTACTAACTGATAGGCACAAGACAATCATAACTATGCTTGAAGAGATTAGAGTAAAGAAGATGACAAGGATTGGAAGTTTGAGGGAGTTTGTAAATACTTGGGGAAGCAATTACTCTCCAATGGCTTTGAAGGTATTAGAGGAGAATGTTACTAGGTCAATGGACTGTAACATTGAGTTTAATGGAGTTGCAGGGTTTGAAATTAAAGGACTATGTCAACATACCGTGGATCTTCTAGGAG encodes the following:
- the LOC132041871 gene encoding uncharacterized protein LOC132041871, which codes for MKLLGPRRMMDALMYYNIEYWCKVYFNTSVKCDYVDNNMFECFNAWILAVRHKTIITMLEEIRVKKMTRIGSLREFVNTWGSNYSPMALKVLEENVTRSMDCNIEFNGVAGFEIKGLCQHTVDLLGALVVVV